Proteins from a single region of Paenibacillus sp. BIHB 4019:
- a CDS encoding DUF1292 domain-containing protein, which produces MTKDDMQFEEPEIIYIPDEDGNEEEFEVIMKFEVDGSDQKYMMVVPLVGESEEEDEVYAFRYEEDGDDLKLYTIEDEEEWNIVEETFNTLLGELEEEN; this is translated from the coding sequence ATGACAAAGGATGATATGCAGTTCGAAGAGCCGGAAATTATTTATATTCCGGATGAAGACGGCAATGAAGAAGAATTCGAAGTCATCATGAAGTTTGAAGTGGATGGCTCTGATCAGAAATATATGATGGTCGTTCCGCTCGTTGGTGAGAGCGAAGAGGAAGATGAGGTCTACGCCTTCCGCTATGAGGAAGATGGCGACGATCTTAAGCTGTACACGATTGAAGATGAAGAAGAATGGAACATCGTGGAGGAGACGTTTAATACGCTTCTCGGCGAATTGGAGGAAGAAAATTAA
- the ruvX gene encoding Holliday junction resolvase RuvX, whose protein sequence is MRTMGLDYGDRNIGVAVSDPFGWTAQGLEVVKKRRDNGELDRLAELAQQYEVSEIVLGLPKNMNNTIGPRGEISIEFAEQLRQKLHLPVHLWDERLTTVAAERTLIEADVSRKKRKLVVDKMAATLILQNYLDSKGLR, encoded by the coding sequence ATGAGAACAATGGGACTCGATTACGGCGATCGCAACATTGGTGTTGCGGTAAGCGATCCTTTTGGCTGGACTGCGCAAGGGCTCGAGGTCGTGAAGAAGCGCCGTGACAATGGCGAATTGGATCGGCTTGCCGAATTGGCGCAGCAGTATGAGGTTAGTGAAATCGTCTTGGGACTACCGAAAAACATGAATAACACCATCGGTCCGCGAGGCGAAATTAGTATTGAATTCGCAGAGCAGCTTCGACAGAAACTACACTTGCCTGTTCACCTTTGGGACGAACGGTTGACTACTGTAGCCGCAGAGCGTACTCTCATAGAAGCGGATGTCAGCCGTAAGAAGCGAAAGCTGGTAGTGGACAAAATGGCGGCAACGCTCATTTTACAAAATTATCTCGATTCTAAGGGCTTGCGTTAA
- a CDS encoding IreB family regulatory phosphoprotein, with product MSSMDKTMKFDVLPESLETSSQDILLSVHEALLEKEYNPINQIVGYLLSGDPAYIPRHNNARSLIRKKERDELIEELVRFYLNNKKT from the coding sequence ATGAGTTCCATGGACAAAACGATGAAGTTTGATGTGTTGCCGGAAAGTTTGGAAACCTCCTCACAGGACATTTTGCTGTCTGTGCATGAGGCGCTTCTGGAGAAAGAGTACAATCCGATTAATCAGATTGTAGGCTATTTGCTCTCCGGTGATCCCGCGTATATTCCGCGGCACAACAACGCCAGGAGCCTGATTCGCAAGAAGGAACGCGATGAACTCATTGAAGAGCTTGTCCGGTTTTATTTGAACAATAAGAAAACATAA
- the alaS gene encoding alanine--tRNA ligase has translation MKASEIRAKWLAFFESKGHTIEPSASLVPHNDPSLLWINAGMAPLKAYFDGRVIPENPRITNSQKCIRTNDIENVGKTRRHHTFFEMLGNFSIGDYFKEEAITWAWEFLTGKEWIGFDPERLSVTVYPEDEEAYAFWNKKIGLPEERIYKLDENFWDIGEGPCGPCTEIFYDRGDKYGDLNDPECWPGGENERFLEVWNLVFSQFNHNKDGSYTPLPNKNIDTGAGLERFASILQDVDSNFDTDLFMPIIERTCELAGVKYHVNDEHDVALKVIADHIRTVAFAVGDGVMPSNEGRGYIIRRLLRRAVRYGKTIGIDRPFLHELTATVGEVMGVYYDEVVSKREFIEKVIRTEEERFHETLSDGLALLTTLVDTARAAGGKEIGGEDAFRLYDTYGFPFDLTEDFAAENGLTVDRAGFDAAMEAQRERARAARQDTGGMKIQGGALGEFTVKSEFVGYNELVIESTITAIVQEDALIDSAGEGSEVFVLLDRTPFYAESGGQIGDRGIISGQGFSLQVKDVTKAPHGQSVHHALVVSGTVKTGEKVQAAVAKAVREDVIKNHTATHLLHKALKEVLGTHVNQAGSLVEAERLRFDFSHFGSITDEELVEIERRVNEQIWNSTDVTITNKSLAEAKEMGAMALFGEKYGDVVRVVQVGDYSLELCGGCHVASTSQIGVFKLISESGIGSGVRRIEAVTGRHAYSYTESQLDLLGQAAALLKSSNGDVPKRIEALHAQVKELGRENESLQAKLSRIEAGSLEQQAKQIGEITVLSAQVNAPSMDALRGISDELKLKLPSAVIILGAVQEDKVSLVASVSADLVKKGLHAGKIIKEAAAVCGGSGGGRPDMAQAGGKDASKLEEALKLAEELVLAQANVI, from the coding sequence ATGAAGGCTAGTGAAATTCGGGCAAAATGGCTCGCTTTTTTTGAAAGCAAAGGACATACGATCGAGCCGAGCGCATCGCTCGTGCCGCACAACGATCCATCGCTGCTATGGATTAATGCAGGCATGGCGCCGCTGAAAGCATATTTTGACGGACGCGTCATTCCGGAAAACCCGCGGATTACGAATTCGCAGAAGTGCATTCGCACCAACGATATTGAAAATGTCGGCAAAACGCGCCGCCACCATACTTTTTTTGAAATGCTCGGCAATTTCTCCATTGGCGATTATTTCAAGGAAGAAGCGATAACGTGGGCTTGGGAGTTTCTAACGGGCAAGGAGTGGATCGGCTTCGATCCAGAGCGCCTGTCGGTTACGGTTTACCCGGAGGATGAGGAAGCATACGCGTTCTGGAACAAAAAAATCGGCCTGCCAGAGGAGCGCATCTACAAGCTGGATGAAAACTTCTGGGATATCGGCGAAGGCCCATGCGGACCATGTACGGAAATTTTCTATGACCGCGGCGACAAATACGGCGATTTGAACGATCCAGAATGCTGGCCGGGCGGCGAAAACGAGCGTTTCCTGGAAGTATGGAACCTCGTATTCTCGCAATTCAACCATAACAAGGATGGCAGCTATACGCCGCTTCCAAACAAAAACATCGATACAGGCGCGGGCCTGGAGCGTTTCGCTTCGATTTTGCAAGATGTCGATTCGAACTTTGATACCGACCTGTTCATGCCTATTATTGAGCGTACATGCGAGCTTGCTGGGGTGAAATATCATGTGAACGATGAGCATGATGTGGCGCTGAAAGTAATCGCTGACCATATCCGTACGGTCGCTTTCGCAGTCGGCGACGGCGTTATGCCTTCTAATGAAGGACGCGGCTATATTATTCGCCGTTTGCTTCGCAGAGCGGTTCGTTATGGAAAAACGATCGGCATCGACCGTCCATTCCTGCATGAGCTGACCGCTACTGTCGGGGAAGTGATGGGCGTGTACTACGACGAGGTTGTATCCAAACGCGAATTTATTGAGAAGGTTATTCGTACAGAGGAAGAACGTTTCCACGAAACGCTATCCGACGGTCTGGCATTGCTCACGACGCTTGTCGACACGGCGCGCGCAGCAGGCGGCAAGGAAATCGGCGGCGAGGATGCATTCCGCTTGTATGATACGTATGGCTTCCCGTTTGACCTGACGGAGGATTTTGCAGCGGAAAATGGCTTGACCGTTGACCGTGCAGGCTTCGACGCAGCTATGGAAGCGCAGCGTGAACGCGCGCGGGCAGCTCGCCAGGATACAGGCGGCATGAAGATTCAAGGCGGAGCACTCGGCGAATTCACGGTTAAAAGCGAATTTGTTGGCTATAATGAATTGGTAATTGAATCGACTATTACGGCGATTGTGCAAGAGGATGCGCTGATTGACAGCGCAGGCGAAGGCAGCGAAGTGTTTGTGCTGCTGGACCGTACCCCGTTCTATGCGGAGAGCGGCGGACAAATTGGCGACCGCGGCATTATTTCGGGCCAAGGCTTCTCGCTGCAAGTGAAAGACGTGACGAAAGCGCCGCATGGCCAAAGCGTGCATCATGCGCTCGTAGTATCGGGAACCGTTAAGACGGGCGAGAAAGTGCAGGCGGCTGTAGCGAAAGCGGTTCGTGAGGACGTCATTAAAAACCACACGGCAACCCATTTGCTGCATAAAGCGCTCAAGGAAGTGCTGGGCACTCATGTCAACCAGGCGGGTTCCCTTGTGGAAGCGGAGCGCCTGCGCTTTGACTTCTCCCATTTTGGCAGCATTACCGATGAGGAGCTTGTAGAAATCGAGCGCCGTGTAAACGAGCAAATTTGGAACAGCACCGATGTGACCATTACGAACAAGTCGCTTGCAGAAGCGAAGGAAATGGGCGCAATGGCCTTGTTTGGTGAAAAATATGGCGATGTCGTCCGCGTCGTGCAAGTCGGCGACTACAGCCTTGAGCTTTGCGGCGGCTGCCACGTAGCCAGCACTTCGCAAATCGGCGTGTTCAAGCTGATTAGCGAAAGCGGCATAGGTTCCGGCGTGCGCCGGATTGAAGCTGTTACAGGCCGTCACGCTTACAGCTACACGGAAAGCCAGCTTGATTTGCTGGGGCAAGCAGCAGCATTGCTGAAATCGAGCAATGGGGATGTGCCTAAGCGTATCGAAGCGCTGCATGCGCAGGTGAAGGAGCTTGGCCGCGAGAACGAATCGCTGCAAGCGAAGCTGAGCCGGATCGAAGCAGGCTCGCTGGAGCAGCAAGCGAAGCAGATTGGCGAAATTACGGTGCTTAGCGCTCAAGTAAATGCGCCATCAATGGACGCGCTGCGCGGCATTTCTGATGAGCTGAAGCTGAAGCTGCCTTCCGCCGTCATTATTCTTGGCGCTGTTCAAGAGGATAAAGTCAGCCTCGTAGCGTCGGTATCGGCCGATTTGGTGAAGAAGGGCCTCCACGCTGGCAAAATTATTAAAGAAGCAGCAGCAGTGTGCGGCGGCAGCGGCGGCGGCCGTCCTGATATGGCGCAGGCTGGCGGCAAGGACGCTTCCAAATTGGAAGAAGCATTGAAACTTGCGGAAGAACTGGTTCTCGCCCAAGCAAATGTGATATGA
- a CDS encoding AI-2E family transporter has product MERFTKSRLFVWLVYVILGLLALYLLILVKPMFMNIYFFLKAILAPFIVAMIISYVLNPVVTMLHERKVPRTMAVLLIYTVFFTALTVLLVNVIPMLAMQVQELNERVPDLTIKAQNLVTDINNTSFLPDSLRDGMNQSLLHMERKLSETLIHFINNIGSVLNTVFIAFIVPFLAFYILKDFEVFERTIITYVPKSHRQNTVRLMKDIDSALGSYIRGQFLVCLIVGVLAYIGYTIIGMEYALLLAGIVAITNIIPYLGPFLGAIPAILMASTISVKMMILVAVINTLCQILEGNIISPQVVGRTLHMHPLAIIFALLVGGEVAGVAGMILAVPIFAALKVIVQHMFAYYVRRKII; this is encoded by the coding sequence GTGGAACGGTTCACAAAAAGCCGTCTGTTTGTGTGGTTGGTCTATGTAATTCTAGGCTTGCTGGCGCTGTATTTGCTTATATTGGTCAAGCCAATGTTTATGAATATTTATTTTTTCCTCAAGGCGATACTTGCGCCATTTATCGTTGCCATGATTATTTCATACGTGCTGAACCCGGTAGTGACGATGCTGCATGAACGTAAAGTTCCGCGAACGATGGCGGTGCTGCTCATCTATACGGTATTTTTCACAGCGCTGACCGTCTTGCTCGTCAATGTTATTCCAATGCTTGCGATGCAGGTGCAGGAGCTCAACGAGCGGGTGCCGGACCTGACGATTAAGGCGCAAAATCTGGTGACCGACATTAACAATACGTCGTTTTTGCCGGACAGCCTGCGCGATGGCATGAACCAGTCGCTGCTCCATATGGAGCGCAAGCTTTCGGAAACGCTGATCCATTTTATCAACAATATTGGGTCGGTGCTGAATACGGTGTTCATTGCCTTTATTGTGCCGTTTCTGGCGTTTTACATTTTGAAGGATTTTGAGGTGTTTGAGCGGACGATCATTACGTATGTGCCCAAATCGCATCGCCAAAACACCGTCCGGCTGATGAAGGATATCGACTCGGCGCTTGGCAGCTACATACGCGGGCAGTTTCTGGTCTGCCTGATCGTCGGCGTGCTCGCCTATATCGGCTACACGATCATCGGAATGGAATATGCGCTGCTGCTTGCCGGCATTGTCGCCATTACGAACATTATTCCCTACTTGGGCCCGTTTCTGGGGGCGATTCCGGCTATTCTGATGGCGTCGACCATATCGGTCAAAATGATGATTCTCGTTGCGGTAATCAATACGCTATGCCAAATTTTAGAGGGCAACATCATTTCCCCTCAGGTGGTGGGGAGGACGCTGCATATGCATCCGCTGGCGATTATTTTCGCTCTGCTGGTCGGAGGAGAGGTCGCGGGCGTTGCGGGGATGATTCTCGCCGTTCCGATTTTCGCAGCGCTTAAGGTCATCGTCCAGCATATGTTTGCTTATTATGTACGGCGAAAGATTATTTGA
- a CDS encoding Nramp family divalent metal transporter, which translates to MSTQSDQLDKKSGWLRASGSVSLEEVNSSIHIPKNASGFRKFLAFAGPGMLVAVGYIDPGNWATSIAGGARFGYTLLAVILIANLIAILLQNLSARLGIVTGRDLAQATRDSVGIKGAVILWLLAELAIIATDLAEVIGSAIALNLLFGLPLIGGILITTLDVFLLLLLQKKGFRLIESLIIVLMATIFGVFVFEVIISRPDISAVLSGYVPKFEIVSSPAMLFVSLGILGATVMPHNLYLHSSIIQTRKYERTETGRREAIKYSQWDSGVSLTIAFLINSSILILGAAAFYGTGLNVTEIEGAYQLLSPTLGVSIASTLFAVALLASGQSSTITGTLTGQIVMEGFIKFTIPSWLRRIVTRLLAVIPALIVTWLFGTRGTGELLLWSQVVLSLQLPFAIIPLVLFTSSRTKMGVFANKPWVKVLAWLCVGVITALNLFLVLYLFATGHELG; encoded by the coding sequence ATGAGCACACAGTCCGATCAACTGGATAAAAAGTCTGGCTGGCTCCGCGCGAGTGGAAGTGTCAGCCTTGAAGAAGTGAATTCCTCTATTCATATACCGAAAAATGCAAGCGGCTTTCGCAAATTTCTCGCCTTCGCTGGCCCCGGCATGCTGGTCGCCGTCGGATATATTGACCCCGGCAACTGGGCAACGTCCATTGCGGGCGGCGCAAGGTTCGGCTACACGCTGCTAGCCGTTATTCTTATCGCTAACTTAATTGCGATTTTGCTGCAAAACCTGTCGGCAAGGCTCGGTATCGTGACCGGCCGCGATCTTGCCCAAGCGACCCGCGACTCCGTCGGCATCAAGGGCGCGGTCATTCTGTGGCTGCTCGCCGAGCTTGCCATTATCGCGACCGATCTGGCCGAGGTTATCGGCTCCGCTATCGCGCTGAATTTGCTCTTTGGCCTGCCCTTAATCGGCGGCATTCTCATTACGACGCTAGATGTATTTTTGCTGCTGCTTTTGCAGAAGAAAGGCTTTAGGCTTATTGAATCGCTCATCATTGTACTGATGGCTACGATATTCGGGGTGTTTGTGTTCGAGGTCATTATTTCGCGGCCGGATATTTCAGCGGTGCTTTCCGGGTATGTGCCGAAGTTTGAAATCGTGAGCAGCCCAGCTATGCTTTTCGTATCCCTGGGCATCCTTGGCGCAACCGTTATGCCGCATAATCTGTATTTGCATTCCTCCATCATTCAGACGAGAAAATATGAACGCACGGAAACGGGGCGCCGGGAGGCGATTAAATATTCCCAATGGGATTCCGGCGTTTCGCTTACGATTGCTTTTCTGATTAATTCCAGCATTTTGATTTTAGGGGCGGCAGCCTTTTATGGAACTGGCCTCAATGTAACAGAAATCGAAGGCGCCTACCAGCTGCTTAGCCCAACGCTTGGCGTCAGCATTGCCAGCACCTTGTTTGCCGTTGCCTTGCTCGCTTCAGGCCAAAGCTCAACGATTACGGGAACTTTAACGGGGCAAATCGTGATGGAGGGTTTTATTAAATTTACGATCCCTTCTTGGCTGCGCCGTATTGTGACACGTTTGCTAGCTGTCATTCCAGCTCTCATCGTCACTTGGCTGTTCGGCACGCGCGGAACGGGAGAGCTGCTGCTGTGGAGCCAGGTCGTTCTCAGCTTGCAGCTTCCCTTCGCCATTATTCCGCTCGTGCTGTTCACAAGCAGCCGAACCAAAATGGGCGTGTTCGCCAACAAGCCATGGGTCAAAGTGCTGGCCTGGCTATGCGTCGGCGTTATTACAGCGCTAAACCTGTTCCTTGTGCTTTATTTATTCGCCACTGGGCATGAGCTAGGGTAA
- a CDS encoding HEAT repeat domain-containing protein, which yields MAELNEVQAQIAKLASENPLDALAAIHALKNEGGKIVPELLVQLRAAKDPVRTMLVIVLGELGPLSGAAAEQVAALLDEDNEKLRMAAALTLVRIGSESVKPLQQIWAAKQNQEQHQEQNQEQPSFWAAWALSIISPALVDDSILERLEQAQKKPDTPVEASAAKEALDWISANRVEPE from the coding sequence GTGGCCGAATTAAATGAGGTGCAGGCCCAAATAGCGAAGCTTGCAAGCGAAAATCCGCTAGATGCGCTTGCAGCGATCCATGCGCTGAAAAACGAAGGCGGAAAAATCGTACCCGAGTTGCTTGTGCAGCTGAGGGCTGCAAAAGATCCTGTGCGTACGATGCTGGTTATTGTGCTCGGCGAGCTGGGCCCGCTGTCTGGAGCTGCGGCTGAACAGGTTGCGGCGCTGCTTGATGAAGACAATGAGAAGCTGCGTATGGCCGCCGCATTGACCTTGGTTAGAATAGGCAGTGAAAGCGTTAAACCGCTCCAGCAGATTTGGGCAGCTAAGCAAAATCAGGAGCAGCATCAGGAACAGAATCAGGAGCAGCCGAGCTTCTGGGCAGCATGGGCGTTGTCGATTATTAGTCCGGCTTTAGTGGATGACTCTATTCTTGAAAGACTGGAGCAAGCACAAAAAAAGCCGGATACCCCGGTAGAGGCTTCCGCGGCAAAGGAAGCTCTTGACTGGATATCGGCTAATCGCGTGGAGCCAGAATAA
- a CDS encoding cysteine desulfurase family protein yields MHYFDHAATTPMHPDVARAMLEVMQGPGGNASSMHAFGRAARQHINRSRDQIAAAIGCKPAELVFTSGGTESNNMAIKGVVRALALQGKNHIITSEAEHHAVLHPCEALEREGFELTLLPVDEHGQVSLADVAEAIKPNTALISIMHGNNEVGSLQPIEDIGRLAHERGVIFHVDAVQALGTAHYELNELPVDLMSFSAHKINGPQGVGALYIAAGTPFEATTQGGSQERKRRAGTENVAGIAGFAKAVEICVNEAQNKQHFLSELRMEWVELLRKNVDINIVINGAAEQTLPHIVNISFIGVDTETMLMNLDMAGIAAASGSACTSGALERSHVLRAMKLPEERLASAVRFSFGLGNTKEELGAAAQKVATIVQRIRNNA; encoded by the coding sequence ATGCACTATTTCGATCATGCCGCAACGACGCCAATGCATCCAGATGTCGCGCGCGCGATGCTGGAAGTGATGCAGGGTCCGGGAGGCAATGCATCGAGCATGCATGCCTTCGGACGCGCGGCACGGCAGCATATTAACCGCTCTCGCGACCAGATCGCTGCCGCAATTGGCTGCAAGCCTGCTGAGCTAGTATTTACGTCCGGCGGCACGGAGAGCAACAATATGGCGATTAAGGGTGTTGTCCGCGCGCTGGCGCTGCAAGGCAAAAACCACATCATTACATCAGAAGCTGAGCATCATGCGGTGCTGCATCCCTGCGAAGCGCTTGAGCGCGAAGGCTTCGAGCTGACGCTGCTGCCCGTTGACGAGCATGGACAAGTATCGCTTGCTGATGTGGCTGAGGCTATAAAGCCGAATACGGCGCTTATAAGCATTATGCACGGCAATAATGAGGTAGGAAGTTTGCAGCCGATTGAAGACATCGGGCGCCTGGCACATGAGCGAGGCGTTATTTTTCATGTCGATGCTGTGCAAGCTTTGGGTACGGCCCATTATGAGCTGAATGAGCTGCCGGTCGATTTGATGAGCTTTTCCGCCCACAAAATCAATGGCCCGCAAGGGGTTGGCGCGTTATATATCGCTGCCGGCACCCCCTTTGAGGCGACCACGCAGGGCGGATCACAAGAGCGCAAGCGCCGTGCGGGTACTGAAAATGTCGCCGGCATTGCCGGTTTCGCCAAAGCGGTTGAAATTTGTGTGAACGAAGCGCAAAACAAGCAACATTTTTTAAGCGAGCTTCGTATGGAATGGGTAGAGCTGCTTAGGAAAAATGTGGATATAAATATCGTCATCAATGGCGCGGCGGAGCAGACACTTCCGCATATCGTCAATATCAGCTTTATCGGTGTCGATACCGAGACGATGCTGATGAATCTCGATATGGCAGGCATTGCAGCGGCAAGCGGATCAGCCTGCACATCAGGGGCGCTGGAGCGTTCCCACGTTTTGCGGGCGATGAAGCTGCCGGAGGAAAGGCTGGCTTCCGCCGTAAGATTCAGCTTCGGATTGGGGAATACTAAGGAGGAACTGGGTGCCGCAGCGCAAAAAGTTGCAACGATTGTGCAGCGCATCCGTAATAACGCCTAG
- a CDS encoding Rrf2 family transcriptional regulator encodes MKISTKGRYGLTIMMELAGKFGEGPISLKSIAERNSLSEHYLEQLVAPLRNAGLVKSIRGAYGGYILSKEPEHITAGDVIRVLEGPISPVDFTEEDDPAKRDLWLRIRDSIASVLDSTTLKDMVSFQDPGKADSYMFYI; translated from the coding sequence ATGAAAATATCAACGAAAGGCCGCTATGGCCTAACGATAATGATGGAGCTTGCAGGAAAATTTGGCGAAGGACCAATCTCTTTGAAAAGCATAGCTGAACGCAATAGCTTGTCCGAGCATTATTTGGAGCAGCTCGTTGCCCCGCTTCGCAACGCCGGACTTGTGAAAAGCATTCGCGGTGCCTATGGCGGCTACATTTTGTCCAAGGAGCCTGAGCATATTACAGCTGGAGATGTCATTCGCGTGCTGGAGGGCCCGATTTCCCCAGTCGATTTTACCGAAGAGGATGACCCGGCGAAGCGTGATCTGTGGCTGCGTATTCGCGACAGCATCGCCTCCGTACTAGACTCGACTACGCTTAAGGACATGGTCAGCTTCCAAGATCCAGGCAAAGCAGACAGCTACATGTTCTACATTTAA
- the mnmA gene encoding tRNA 2-thiouridine(34) synthase MnmA, with translation MAKSKQETRVVVGMSGGVDSSVTALLLKQEGYDVVGIFMKNWDDTDEFGHCTAEEDAEDVRRVCDQIGIPYYTVNFEKQYFDKVFTYFLDEYKRGRTPNPDVMCNREIKFGDFLKKANELGADYLATGHYARVERTPDGETKLLRGVDSNKDQTYFLSALNQKQLAKAMFPIGHLPKPEVRRLAEEAGLYTAKKKDSTGVCFIGERNFKEFLSGYLPAQKGDMVDIRSGEVKGKHDGLMYYTLGQRQGLGIGGSGNGEPWFVADKDLERNVLYVVQGEQHPSMYSTGLIASGMNWIAPEQPEAPFRCTAKFRYRQADQGVTVTPGADGTAHIAFDQPQKAITPGQAVVLYDGDVCLAGGTIDIVEKIEVDETAFLAAR, from the coding sequence ATGGCAAAATCCAAACAAGAAACTAGAGTCGTTGTCGGCATGTCCGGAGGCGTAGACTCTTCTGTAACCGCACTGCTGCTGAAGCAGGAAGGTTATGATGTTGTCGGCATTTTCATGAAAAACTGGGATGATACCGATGAATTTGGTCACTGCACAGCAGAGGAAGACGCGGAAGACGTTCGCCGCGTATGCGACCAAATCGGCATTCCGTATTATACGGTTAATTTTGAGAAGCAATATTTCGATAAAGTATTCACTTATTTTCTGGATGAATACAAGCGCGGCCGTACACCGAATCCCGACGTCATGTGCAACCGGGAAATCAAGTTCGGCGATTTTCTCAAAAAAGCAAATGAGCTGGGCGCCGACTACTTGGCGACAGGCCATTACGCGCGCGTAGAACGTACGCCGGATGGCGAGACGAAGCTGCTGCGCGGCGTGGACAGCAACAAGGATCAAACTTATTTCCTCAGCGCGCTGAACCAGAAGCAGCTCGCGAAGGCGATGTTCCCGATTGGGCATCTGCCGAAGCCAGAGGTAAGACGGCTTGCTGAAGAGGCAGGCTTGTACACCGCGAAGAAAAAAGACAGCACCGGCGTCTGCTTCATCGGCGAGCGCAACTTCAAGGAATTTCTGAGCGGCTATTTGCCAGCCCAGAAGGGCGACATGGTCGACATTCGCAGCGGTGAAGTCAAAGGCAAGCATGACGGCCTGATGTATTATACGCTTGGACAGCGCCAAGGCCTTGGCATTGGCGGCTCCGGCAATGGCGAGCCATGGTTTGTAGCGGACAAAGACCTTGAGCGCAACGTTCTGTATGTGGTGCAAGGCGAGCAGCATCCGAGCATGTATTCGACTGGGCTAATTGCCAGCGGCATGAACTGGATTGCGCCAGAGCAGCCGGAAGCTCCTTTTCGCTGCACAGCCAAGTTCCGCTATCGCCAAGCTGACCAAGGCGTTACCGTGACACCTGGGGCTGACGGAACGGCACATATTGCGTTTGACCAGCCGCAAAAGGCAATTACGCCTGGCCAAGCCGTCGTACTCTATGATGGCGATGTTTGCCTGGCAGGCGGAACCATCGATATCGTAGAGAAGATTGAAGTCGACGAAACGGCATTCCTCGCCGCTCGTTAA